One stretch of Spiroplasma mirum ATCC 29335 DNA includes these proteins:
- a CDS encoding YneF family protein, translated as MIPWWAGLIIGIGCLIIGGVLGFIITKKIVQKQLRDNPPITEKQIRAMYMQMGRKPSEADIKKVMNSMKRAK; from the coding sequence ATGATACCATGATGAGCAGGTTTAATAATTGGGATTGGTTGTTTAATCATTGGTGGGGTATTAGGATTTATTATTACAAAAAAAATTGTCCAAAAACAATTACGTGATAATCCCCCAATTACAGAAAAACAAATTCGTGCCATGTATATGCAAATGGGAAGAAAACCTTCAGAAGCTGATATTAAAAAAGTTATGAACTCCATGAAAAGGGCAAAATAA
- the plsY gene encoding glycerol-3-phosphate 1-O-acyltransferase PlsY, translating into MNLYGYIGTIIACILAYLIGSFSWSIFIGKFFFKVDVREYHSKNAGATNTSRVLGKKWGFVIMFLDMLKITIVMFITLGISCIAVDDVNFGSTSYYVPTFFVLLSHCYPIYYKFKGGKTVSSFLGLLWMTNPYYFLIVAVVWWVVFFIWRRVSLSSIISAIMVGALCWIPQLSGINVINFDGQLLKDSNLVWFNQFHNLNYDNYYDSLALINIMASLGVILLVFRHHENIKRLWTGQEKKYDIHKKADINKLKKLEITEKSNKINQQIKTSKLKQAELTEEINDLKATKNKTKKN; encoded by the coding sequence ATGAATCTATATGGTTATATTGGAACAATCATTGCATGTATTTTAGCTTATCTAATTGGTTCTTTTAGTTGATCAATTTTTATTGGTAAGTTCTTTTTTAAAGTTGATGTCAGAGAATATCATTCTAAAAATGCCGGGGCGACTAATACTAGCCGGGTATTAGGAAAAAAATGAGGATTTGTTATTATGTTTTTAGATATGTTAAAAATAACAATTGTCATGTTTATTACCCTAGGAATTAGCTGTATTGCGGTCGATGATGTTAATTTTGGCTCAACTAGTTATTATGTTCCAACATTTTTTGTTTTATTAAGTCATTGTTATCCAATTTATTATAAATTTAAAGGTGGGAAAACAGTTTCTTCTTTTTTAGGATTATTATGAATGACAAACCCCTATTATTTCTTAATTGTCGCAGTAGTTTGATGAGTAGTCTTTTTTATTTGAAGAAGAGTATCATTATCATCAATTATAAGTGCAATTATGGTTGGGGCGTTATGTTGAATTCCCCAACTAAGTGGGATCAATGTAATTAACTTTGATGGCCAGTTATTAAAGGATAGTAACTTAGTTTGGTTTAATCAATTTCACAATCTTAATTATGACAATTATTATGATAGTCTTGCGTTAATTAATATTATGGCTTCACTAGGAGTTATTTTACTAGTCTTTCGACACCATGAAAATATTAAACGGTTATGAACAGGGCAAGAAAAAAAATACGATATCCATAAAAAAGCTGATATTAATAAACTAAAAAAACTGGAAATAACCGAAAAAAGTAACAAAATTAATCAGCAAATCAAAACTAGTAAGTTAAAACAAGCTGAATTAACAGAAGAAATTAATGATTTAAAAGCAACAAAAAACAAAACGAAAAAAAATTAA
- a CDS encoding lipoprotein: MKKLLAILGAIGLTATGASSVVACNKEEKKKI; the protein is encoded by the coding sequence GTGAAGAAATTATTAGCAATTTTAGGCGCAATTGGATTGACAGCTACTGGTGCTTCATCAGTTGTGGCATGTAACAAGGAAGAAAAAAAGAAGATATAA
- the parE gene encoding DNA topoisomerase IV subunit B, whose translation MDNNNKTLHYDESSIQILEGLDAVRKRPGMYIGSTDIRGLHHLVWEIVDNSIDEALAGFASEINIIIHKNNGITVKDNGRGVPIGKHASGKSTPEVIFSILHAGGKFGGDGYKTSGGLHGVGSSVVNALSSEFDVTIYRDKKISKIKFNNGGKLAQKLTTIGSATTTGTTVYFVPDPEIFKVIDFSFSTISERIRESAFLNSGLKITLQDERTDKYVEYLFNNGLEEFITYMNEGKKPITPIIIFKGMEKDIDVEIALQYSTEFNENLLSFANNVKTSDGGSHVVGFRTGLTKVINEYARKEGLLKEKDKNLDSTDTREGLTAIISVKIPESLIQYEGQTKGKLGTSDVKMAVENIVAKQMQFWMLENKTNAYAIIEKALLARTAKEEARKAREAARGNKRKSNSERLLTGKLTPAQNKNKKVNELFLVEGDSAGGSAKSGRDRKFQAILSLRGKVINAEKAKLQDLMNNEEINLMIHAIGAGLGNSFDLEDANYGKIIIMTDADTDGAHIQTLLLTFFYRFMRPLIEDKRVYIALPPLFKITNLKSKKVSYAWNENELKTKLKHLKDKFELQRYKGLGEMNAEQLWETTMNPETRQLIAVTIDDAAIAEKRIVTLMGDDAKKRKDWIDENVKFTLEDDFQPVVGQ comes from the coding sequence ATGGACAATAATAACAAAACTTTACATTATGATGAATCTTCAATTCAAATCCTAGAAGGTTTAGATGCTGTTCGTAAACGCCCAGGAATGTATATTGGTTCAACTGATATTCGGGGATTACATCATTTAGTTTGAGAAATTGTTGATAACTCAATTGATGAAGCTTTAGCAGGATTTGCTAGTGAAATTAATATTATAATACATAAAAATAATGGTATCACGGTTAAAGATAATGGCCGGGGAGTTCCAATTGGTAAGCATGCGAGTGGAAAATCAACACCAGAGGTTATTTTTTCAATTTTACATGCCGGGGGAAAATTTGGTGGTGATGGTTATAAAACATCTGGAGGACTGCACGGAGTTGGTTCCTCAGTTGTTAATGCCTTATCAAGTGAGTTTGATGTCACAATTTATCGGGACAAAAAAATTAGTAAAATTAAATTTAATAATGGGGGAAAATTAGCCCAAAAATTAACGACAATTGGTTCGGCAACCACAACGGGAACTACCGTTTATTTTGTTCCGGACCCCGAAATTTTTAAAGTGATTGATTTTTCATTTTCAACAATTTCAGAGCGAATCCGGGAATCAGCATTTTTAAATAGTGGGTTAAAAATTACCCTCCAAGATGAACGCACTGATAAGTATGTTGAGTATTTATTTAATAATGGGTTAGAAGAGTTCATTACTTATATGAATGAGGGGAAAAAACCAATTACTCCAATTATCATCTTTAAAGGAATGGAAAAAGACATTGATGTTGAAATTGCTTTACAATATTCAACTGAATTTAACGAAAACTTATTAAGTTTTGCTAATAATGTTAAAACAAGTGACGGGGGAAGTCATGTGGTTGGTTTTCGTACGGGATTAACAAAAGTTATTAATGAGTATGCGCGCAAAGAAGGTTTATTAAAAGAAAAGGATAAGAACTTAGATTCAACTGATACCCGGGAAGGGTTAACAGCAATTATTTCGGTAAAAATCCCTGAAAGTTTAATTCAATATGAAGGCCAAACAAAAGGAAAATTAGGAACTAGTGATGTTAAAATGGCAGTTGAAAATATTGTTGCTAAACAAATGCAATTTTGGATGTTAGAAAATAAAACGAATGCCTATGCAATTATTGAAAAAGCATTATTAGCCCGTACTGCAAAAGAAGAAGCACGGAAAGCACGGGAAGCAGCCCGTGGCAATAAACGAAAATCTAATAGCGAACGGTTATTAACAGGAAAATTAACTCCTGCCCAAAATAAAAATAAAAAAGTTAATGAATTATTTTTAGTTGAAGGGGACTCCGCGGGGGGAAGCGCGAAATCAGGACGTGATCGGAAATTTCAAGCCATTCTTTCATTACGAGGAAAAGTTATTAATGCAGAAAAAGCAAAATTACAAGATTTAATGAATAATGAAGAAATTAATTTAATGATCCATGCTATTGGCGCTGGGTTGGGTAATAGTTTTGATTTGGAAGATGCTAACTATGGAAAAATTATTATTATGACTGATGCGGATACTGATGGGGCCCACATTCAAACTTTATTATTAACATTTTTCTACCGCTTTATGCGTCCGTTAATTGAAGACAAACGTGTTTATATTGCCTTGCCACCCTTATTTAAAATTACTAATTTAAAAAGTAAAAAAGTTAGTTATGCCTGAAATGAAAACGAGTTAAAAACAAAACTAAAACATCTGAAAGATAAGTTTGAACTACAACGTTACAAAGGGTTAGGAGAAATGAACGCTGAACAATTATGAGAAACAACAATGAATCCCGAAACTCGTCAGTTAATTGCAGTAACCATTGATGATGCCGCGATTGCGGAAAAACGGATTGTAACCTTAATGGGCGATGATGCTAAAAAACGCAAAGATTGAATTGATGAAAATGTTAAGTTTACTTTAGAAGATGACTTTCAACCGGTGGTGGGACAATAA
- the parC gene encoding DNA topoisomerase IV subunit A, with translation MSNQKQTDNELVYTLNDIMDDRFARYAKYIIQERALPDVRDGLKPVQRRILFAMNELRLTFNSSYKKSARIVGEVIGKYHPHGDTSVYDAMVRLSQSWKVRYPLIDMHGNNGSIDGDHAAAMRYTETRLSEIAGFLLQDLDKETVLFAPNFDDSETEPTILPAMFPNLLINGATGIAAGYATNIPPHNLQEVINVTIHRIKNPDSKLNELTKYIKGPDFPTGGIIQGKTGILDAYRTGRGKIIIRSKIENEDNNIVITEIPYEVVKQDLVKKIDDIKYNEPGLNIKEVRDETDRTGLRIVVELSKQANYDTVRKYLLKNTNLQVSYNFNVVAIANKQPKLLGLKELIDYYIAHQKEVITNRSKFELAKAQKREEIVEGLIKAVSILDEIIAIIRHSKDRTDAINNLCTKFKFTQVQAEAIVQLRLYRLTSTDILQLQKEQQELANLIKNLQVILAQEEKLLAVIVEQLELIKNKFPSPRKSVIENDIELIEIEKTETIIEKDVNIWVSRDGYLKSLDNSQIAKITANEFNRKPLDLWVANFSANTLDKILLITSKGNYVIIPVYKIKMSKIKDIGEHVNTISELPGEEKIIASYLLDSFNKPNVAIMIATKNGMIKKVSVPDFEATRISKAIKAINLKADDEVVASQLVKDEQYVSIFTKNGFVVKYKQQEIPSLGLRTSGVKSINLKEDEVVGAGYGQKENLIFITDQNMVKKIALKELPVSTRPIKGTRLFKLNKKLDQLIKWGFIINKKETLNILHPNDKIEMFNVDKIALQELDAPLETLGIENIDEITIPKYYNLKELPTSETPPTNDNSNSVAKDPAVIKVIKKPNAAPTRKGAAKSTKIKAKQQKQKLSAKSKPQEAPVISSSAVQQPVEKIAISKTGTTQSNSPTSQPSENSEINTDVSKSLSTNNKTSKESTKVMKPTQSPELINKKSLAEKKNPTEVKNIKPEQQPNNAGSSTPKVDIRQAKTTVELLIEQKQQKVSSGGSTPEMTTGEFQAQPNEKVDKNKFKHDLAVEETKELQININDILKNNDDQ, from the coding sequence ATGAGTAATCAAAAACAAACAGATAATGAATTAGTTTATACTTTAAATGATATTATGGACGATCGCTTTGCTCGCTATGCCAAATATATTATTCAAGAGCGTGCGTTACCCGATGTTCGGGATGGTTTAAAACCGGTTCAACGAAGAATCCTTTTTGCGATGAATGAACTCCGGCTAACTTTTAATTCAAGTTATAAAAAATCCGCACGGATTGTGGGGGAAGTAATTGGGAAGTATCATCCCCATGGTGATACATCTGTTTATGATGCAATGGTGCGGTTAAGTCAAAGTTGAAAAGTTCGCTATCCGTTAATTGATATGCACGGAAATAATGGGTCAATTGATGGGGACCATGCAGCGGCAATGCGTTATACCGAAACGCGCTTAAGTGAAATTGCCGGGTTTTTATTACAAGATCTTGATAAAGAAACAGTATTATTTGCCCCAAACTTTGATGACTCGGAAACAGAACCAACTATTTTACCAGCCATGTTCCCTAACTTATTAATTAATGGTGCTACAGGAATTGCTGCTGGATATGCAACAAATATTCCCCCTCATAATTTGCAAGAGGTTATTAATGTAACCATTCATCGGATTAAAAATCCCGATAGTAAGTTAAACGAATTAACAAAATATATTAAGGGTCCTGATTTTCCTACCGGAGGAATTATTCAAGGAAAAACGGGAATTCTTGATGCTTATCGCACCGGACGGGGAAAAATTATTATTCGCAGTAAAATTGAAAACGAAGATAATAATATTGTGATTACTGAAATTCCTTATGAAGTTGTTAAACAAGATTTAGTTAAAAAAATTGATGACATTAAATATAATGAGCCAGGATTAAATATTAAAGAAGTTCGGGATGAAACTGACCGTACGGGTTTACGAATTGTGGTGGAATTATCAAAACAAGCCAATTATGATACTGTTCGCAAGTATTTACTAAAAAATACTAATTTACAAGTATCCTATAATTTTAACGTGGTTGCGATTGCTAATAAACAACCAAAATTATTAGGCTTAAAAGAATTAATTGATTATTATATTGCCCACCAAAAAGAAGTTATTACCAATCGAAGTAAATTTGAATTAGCAAAAGCACAAAAACGAGAAGAAATTGTTGAAGGACTAATTAAGGCGGTTAGTATTTTAGATGAAATAATTGCCATTATTCGTCATTCCAAAGATCGCACGGATGCGATTAATAATTTATGTACTAAATTTAAATTTACCCAAGTTCAAGCCGAAGCAATTGTCCAATTAAGATTGTATCGGTTAACTTCAACTGATATTTTACAATTACAAAAAGAACAACAAGAGTTAGCTAATTTAATTAAGAACTTACAAGTAATTTTAGCACAAGAAGAAAAATTATTAGCTGTCATTGTTGAACAATTAGAATTAATTAAAAATAAATTTCCTTCTCCTCGTAAAAGTGTCATTGAAAATGATATTGAATTAATTGAAATTGAAAAAACAGAGACTATTATTGAAAAAGATGTTAATATCTGAGTTTCGCGAGATGGTTATTTAAAATCGTTAGATAATAGTCAAATAGCAAAAATAACAGCGAATGAATTTAACCGCAAACCATTAGATTTATGAGTTGCTAATTTTTCAGCGAACACATTAGATAAAATATTATTAATTACTTCAAAGGGGAATTATGTAATTATTCCCGTTTATAAAATTAAAATGTCAAAAATCAAAGATATTGGTGAACATGTTAACACCATTTCCGAATTACCAGGAGAAGAAAAAATTATTGCTAGTTATTTATTAGATAGTTTTAATAAACCTAACGTGGCAATTATGATCGCTACTAAAAATGGGATGATTAAAAAAGTTTCCGTGCCTGATTTTGAAGCAACTAGAATTAGTAAAGCGATAAAAGCAATTAACCTGAAAGCTGATGATGAAGTAGTTGCCAGCCAACTAGTTAAAGACGAACAATATGTTAGTATTTTTACCAAAAATGGTTTTGTAGTTAAATATAAACAACAAGAAATTCCAAGTCTTGGCTTACGTACCAGTGGGGTTAAATCAATTAACCTAAAAGAGGATGAAGTGGTCGGCGCTGGTTATGGTCAAAAAGAAAACCTTATCTTTATTACTGACCAAAATATGGTTAAAAAAATTGCTTTAAAAGAACTGCCCGTTTCAACGCGCCCTATTAAGGGAACACGGTTATTTAAATTAAATAAAAAACTGGACCAGTTAATTAAATGAGGATTTATTATTAATAAAAAAGAAACATTAAATATTTTACATCCAAATGATAAAATTGAAATGTTTAATGTTGACAAGATTGCGTTGCAAGAGTTAGATGCTCCTCTTGAAACTTTGGGAATTGAAAATATTGATGAGATTACGATTCCTAAATATTATAATTTAAAAGAACTTCCAACTAGTGAAACACCTCCAACTAATGATAATTCGAATTCTGTTGCCAAGGATCCTGCGGTTATTAAAGTAATAAAAAAACCAAACGCAGCGCCAACAAGAAAAGGCGCTGCTAAATCAACAAAGATTAAGGCAAAACAACAAAAACAAAAATTATCCGCAAAGTCAAAACCACAAGAAGCTCCGGTAATTTCATCTTCTGCAGTTCAACAACCAGTAGAAAAAATAGCAATTAGTAAAACTGGAACCACCCAGTCTAATTCACCAACTTCCCAACCAAGTGAGAATAGCGAAATCAACACGGATGTTTCTAAATCGCTTTCAACTAATAATAAAACTTCAAAAGAAAGTACCAAGGTTATGAAACCAACCCAATCTCCTGAATTAATTAATAAAAAAAGCCTAGCGGAAAAAAAGAATCCCACGGAAGTAAAAAATATAAAACCAGAGCAACAACCTAACAATGCTGGTTCTTCTACTCCTAAAGTAGATATTCGTCAAGCAAAAACAACGGTTGAATTATTGATTGAACAAAAACAACAAAAAGTTAGTTCTGGTGGATCAACACCAGAAATGACAACAGGAGAATTTCAAGCTCAACCAAATGAAAAAGTTGATAAAAATAAGTTTAAACATGATTTAGCTGTCGAAGAAACAAAGGAATTACAAATTAATATTAATGACATTTTAAAAAATAATGATGATCAATAA
- a CDS encoding ATP-binding cassette domain-containing protein: MADINNQQLTDEILVQAFDLTKSYRHQEVLHHINLTVKRGDRIGIVGPNGTGKTTLCEILAQLRKPSSGEVNKPFGIRIGMQLQESRYPKGITGFDLMNLYLKAYKIPINPKEIYQILLALQIEKIINKDITKLSGGQQQKINILLALIVNPDLIILDELATGLDLEIKETIYNLINDFLTEPQKGLLLISHNMEEIEQFCKTLIFMVNGKIINTIDVATVVAEYGSVEKYVKAKFKEYQIGCYNQNYASYQEGFRNEKWAKSWTKYIDKEKDK; encoded by the coding sequence ATGGCAGATATTAATAACCAACAATTAACAGATGAGATTTTAGTGCAAGCATTTGACTTAACAAAATCATATCGTCATCAAGAAGTGCTCCACCATATTAATTTAACCGTTAAACGTGGTGATCGCATTGGTATTGTTGGTCCTAATGGTACCGGAAAAACAACGCTCTGTGAAATTTTAGCGCAGTTGCGAAAACCAAGTAGTGGTGAGGTGAACAAACCATTTGGAATTCGCATTGGAATGCAACTTCAAGAATCACGCTATCCAAAGGGTATCACTGGTTTTGATCTGATGAATCTTTATTTAAAAGCTTATAAGATTCCAATTAATCCAAAAGAAATTTACCAGATTTTATTAGCTTTACAAATTGAAAAAATTATTAATAAAGATATTACTAAGTTATCGGGTGGGCAACAACAAAAAATTAATATTTTATTGGCACTCATTGTTAATCCTGATTTAATTATTTTAGATGAGTTAGCGACCGGGTTAGATTTAGAAATTAAAGAAACAATTTATAATTTAATTAATGATTTTCTCACAGAACCTCAGAAGGGACTTTTGTTAATTTCCCATAATATGGAAGAGATTGAACAATTTTGTAAAACATTAATTTTTATGGTTAATGGTAAAATAATTAATACCATTGATGTTGCCACGGTGGTGGCTGAATATGGCAGTGTTGAAAAATATGTAAAAGCAAAATTTAAAGAATATCAAATTGGCTGTTATAATCAAAATTATGCGAGCTACCAGGAAGGATTCCGCAATGAAAAATGAGCAAAAAGTTGAACAAAATACATTGATAAAGAAAAAGATAAATAA
- the rpmG gene encoding 50S ribosomal protein L33, which produces MREGIILRCDQCKEENYIAKRDKKRHQEKLELKKYCSCCNAHTLHKEKK; this is translated from the coding sequence ATGCGTGAAGGAATAATTTTACGTTGCGATCAGTGTAAAGAAGAAAACTACATTGCGAAACGTGATAAGAAAAGACATCAAGAAAAACTAGAACTTAAAAAATATTGTTCGTGTTGTAATGCTCATACATTACACAAAGAAAAAAAATAG
- a CDS encoding IS30 family transposase: MKKKKYKHFSLDERYDLKEHLVLERFKKKNGTLNYSKIGKVMNKSRNTIRLEVKRLQEEYNPEKAHYDYKKKRKKSIKKPSKLSKNKLEWLNLRFNKYHNSPVEIIKRYEKKFGVKFPVCLKTLYKWIYLGVFNLLKENLPNHGKKNRTKKRTDNRDKLDNFRSIWDIKNKVSNVGWFEMDTVIGENHQSAVLVLVEQNSKNYFAIKLKKISASEVIEKFKDIVRVNNLIGKIKGIITDRGKEFSKWREIEIFADTQVYFCDPGSPKQKPLIERINREFRHWLPKGTDFNYISQQKIDWIVNVINAKLRPCLNWISAKEIFLQNFR; this comes from the coding sequence ATGAAAAAGAAAAAATATAAACATTTTAGTCTTGATGAAAGATATGATTTAAAAGAACATTTAGTATTAGAAAGATTTAAAAAGAAAAATGGTACACTTAATTATTCTAAAATAGGAAAAGTAATGAATAAAAGTCGTAATACAATTAGATTAGAGGTTAAAAGATTACAAGAAGAATATAATCCTGAAAAAGCACATTATGATTATAAAAAGAAAAGAAAAAAATCTATTAAAAAACCATCTAAATTATCAAAAAATAAATTAGAATGGTTAAATCTTAGATTTAATAAATATCATAATTCACCCGTAGAAATTATTAAAAGATATGAAAAAAAATTTGGTGTTAAATTTCCTGTTTGTCTTAAAACATTGTATAAATGAATTTATTTAGGAGTATTTAATTTATTAAAAGAAAATTTACCTAATCATGGAAAAAAAAATAGAACAAAGAAAAGAACTGACAATCGGGATAAATTAGATAATTTTAGGTCAATATGAGATATTAAAAATAAAGTTTCTAATGTTGGTTGATTTGAAATGGACACTGTAATTGGTGAAAATCATCAATCTGCTGTTTTAGTTTTAGTAGAACAAAATAGTAAGAATTATTTTGCTATTAAATTAAAAAAAATAAGTGCTAGTGAAGTTATAGAAAAGTTTAAAGATATTGTTAGAGTAAATAATTTAATCGGTAAAATTAAGGGAATAATAACAGATAGAGGAAAAGAATTTAGTAAATGAAGAGAAATAGAAATATTTGCTGATACACAAGTTTATTTTTGTGACCCTGGTTCACCAAAACAAAAACCATTAATTGAAAGAATTAATCGTGAATTTAGACATTGATTGCCAAAAGGAACTGATTTTAACTATATTTCTCAACAAAAAATAGATTGAATAGTTAATGTTATAAATGCAAAATTAAGGCCTTGTTTAAATTGAATAAGTGCAAAAGAGATATTTTTACAGAATTTTAGATAA
- a CDS encoding PBSX family phage terminase large subunit, whose translation MLNHFTYLLEIPYWLLQNSSIGYKYPFAKKFELVNEINQIGTRYSGKTLSNLEMFAELIKISMLINEPVFIFASMKMNKNVRKSIFTNIYNTLEKHNIPFTVNLSNHSFKFSNGSEIVCYGLHSTTKREKLKAFSDLNKYKLVIDWREECDQYDQKDLSDISFALRGYKHKVVINTCNPESLKRYIVGYCNQLLPFNEEIMLSKLEQIAYIEKWNMKIIIHYSSWRLNNLLPQDQVNEQLRLEQLDIERARVWSWGLPGNTSGSIFARYIDIMQATDIIQPTKLLGGVDIANATSPKGHTTAASFWLFNNFDKKSYKVAEYTHSNATQQFKTELDQVHDILDFYNNQLNKYYILIQQGINIQVDDSAYSTLQSLQREKQKYQFGQFMHFQPAQKQKFKIRHRIEAFTMLINTNQLKWLWEKCPVSKFQYELIQWEDKPDAREERMLDLYDDTFDSDFYALHFELVNMVKHNSSADYKLWKEREWMT comes from the coding sequence ATGCTTAATCATTTTACTTATTTATTAGAAATTCCTTATTGGTTATTGCAAAATAGTAGTATTGGTTATAAATATCCATTTGCTAAGAAATTTGAATTAGTTAATGAAATTAATCAGATTGGTACACGATATAGTGGTAAGACTTTATCAAATTTAGAAATGTTTGCTGAATTAATAAAAATATCAATGTTAATAAATGAACCTGTTTTTATTTTTGCTAGTATGAAAATGAATAAAAATGTTAGAAAAAGTATTTTTACAAATATTTATAATACATTAGAAAAACATAATATTCCTTTTACTGTTAATTTAAGTAACCATTCTTTTAAATTTTCAAATGGTAGTGAAATAGTATGTTATGGCTTACATTCAACTACTAAAAGAGAAAAATTAAAAGCCTTTTCTGACTTAAATAAATATAAGTTAGTAATTGATTGGCGTGAAGAATGTGACCAATATGACCAAAAAGATTTAAGTGATATTTCATTTGCTTTAAGAGGTTATAAACATAAAGTAGTTATAAACACATGTAATCCTGAAAGTTTAAAAAGATATATTGTTGGTTATTGTAATCAATTATTACCTTTTAATGAAGAAATAATGCTTAGTAAATTGGAACAAATTGCTTATATTGAAAAATGAAATATGAAAATTATTATTCATTATTCTAGTTGAAGATTAAATAATTTATTACCACAAGACCAAGTTAATGAACAATTAAGATTAGAACAATTAGATATTGAAAGAGCAAGAGTATGAAGTTGAGGTTTACCTGGTAATACTAGTGGTTCAATCTTTGCAAGATATATTGATATTATGCAAGCAACAGATATTATTCAACCAACTAAATTATTAGGTGGTGTTGATATTGCTAATGCGACAAGTCCTAAGGGACATACTACAGCTGCAAGCTTTTGATTATTTAATAATTTTGATAAAAAATCATATAAAGTTGCTGAATATACACATTCAAATGCAACTCAACAATTTAAAACTGAATTAGATCAAGTACATGATATTTTAGATTTTTATAATAATCAGTTAAATAAATATTATATATTAATTCAACAAGGTATTAATATTCAAGTTGATGATAGTGCTTATTCAACATTACAAAGTTTACAAAGAGAAAAACAAAAATATCAATTTGGTCAATTTATGCATTTCCAACCAGCACAAAAACAAAAATTTAAAATTAGACATCGTATTGAAGCATTTACGATGTTAATTAATACTAATCAATTAAAATGATTATGAGAAAAATGTCCTGTAAGTAAATTTCAATATGAATTAATTCAATGAGAAGATAAACCAGATGCCAGAGAAGAAAGAATGCTTGATTTATATGATGATACATTTGATAGTGATTTTTATGCATTACATTTTGAATTAGTAAATATGGTTAAACATAATAGTTCAGCAGATTATAAATTATGAAAAGAAAGAGAGTGAATGACTTAA